A window of the Vigna angularis cultivar LongXiaoDou No.4 chromosome 3, ASM1680809v1, whole genome shotgun sequence genome harbors these coding sequences:
- the LOC108326302 gene encoding nucleolar complex-associated protein 2, with protein MGAKKDTETKLDGENSVRRRSRKKPMPESGAREHKEQLQKLSEKDPEFYEFLKEHDQELLQFSDDDLDDDVGSDIEDEDLKLDEEASEDEIQEKELKSSKEVITTSMVDLWCKSIQENGSLSALRSLMRAFRTACHYGDDGGNESMAKLSVMSSTVFNKIMLTVLTEMDGILRKLFKLPASGGKKENITDLMATKHWNNYGHLVKSYLGNALHVLNQMTDTEMISFTLRRLKYSLLFLAAVPSLLRKYIKVVLHFWGTGGGALPVVSYLFMRDLCIRIGSGCIDECFKGIYKAYVLNCHFVNAVKLKHIRFLGNCVIELLGVDLAIAYQHAFIYIRQLAMILRDALNAKTKESFRKVYEWKFINCLELWTGAVCAYSSESDFKQLAYPLTQIISGVARLVPTARYFPLRLRCIRMLNQIAASTHSFVPVSMLLLDMLEMKELNRPPTGGVGKAVDLRSILKVSKLTLKTRAFQEACVISVVEELAEHLAQWSYSVAFMELSFIPLVRLRSFCKLTKVERFRKEMRQLIRQIEASANHVNEKRMSISFLPNDPAAASFLEDEKKSASSALSKYVLTLRQRAEQKNNSLMESSVLVGEESSKFGNEISESDEEDARNNEKGAAVFSSSWLPGNESKTKQPEETKRKRKKQQKEKAIDDDVVEDLVLSSDEEMPSSHSPSAGKNDDADNLPSKRKHKQKKHRTKRMKKN; from the exons GACCCAGAATTTTACGAGTTCTTGAAAGAGCATGACCAGGAGTTGCTTCAATTCAGTGATGATGATCTAGAT GATGATGTGGGTAGTGACATAGAAGATGAGGATCTAAAGCTAGATGAGGAGGCTAGTGAGGATGAGATTCAAGAGAAGGAACTAAAGTCCTCTAAGGAAGTTATAACTACTTCTATGGTTGATTTGTGGTGTAAATCAATTCAAGAAAATGGGAGCTTAAGTGCACTGCGTTCTCTGATGAGGGCTTTCAGGACGGCATGCCACTATGGTGATGATGGGGGGAATGAATCTATGGCAAAGCTTAGTGTAATGTCCAGCACGGTATTCAACAAAATAATGTTGACTGTACTTACTGAAATGGATGGAATACTGAGAAAATTGTTTAAGCTTCCTGCTTCTGGTGGAAAGAAAGAGAACATAACAGATTTAATGGCCACGAAACATTGGAATAATTATGGCCACTTAGTGAAGTCTTACCTTGGAAATGCTCTCCATGTTTTGAACCAAATGACTGACACAGAAATGATATCATTTACTTTACGTAGGCTGAAATACTCTTTATTGTTTTTGGCTGCTGTTCCTTCACTCCTAAGGAAATACATTAAG GTGGTCCTTCATTTCTGGGGTACTGGCGGAGGTGCCCTTCCTGTGGTTTCATATCTATTTATGAGAGATCTATGTATCCGAATTGGATCTGGCTGCATAGATGAATGTTTCAAAGGAATATATAAAGCTTATGTTTTGAATTGCCATTTTGTAAATGCTGTGAAACTTAAACATATCCGTTTTCTTGGCAATTGTGTCATTGAACTTCTTGGTGTTGATCTTGCCATTGCGTATCAACATGCCTTCATTTACATTCGACAACTGGCTATGATATTAAGGGATGCACTTAATGCAAAAACTAAG GAATCTTTTCGTAAGGTTTATGAATGGAAATTCATCAATTGTCTTGAGCTTTGGACTGGTGCTGTCTGTGCCTACAGTTCAGAATCTGACTTTAAGCAACTTGCATATCCATTGACCCAAATAATTTCTGGAGTAGCCCGTCTGGTTCCCACAGCCAGGTATTTTCCCCTTAGGTTGAGATGTATAAGAATGTTGAACCAGATTGCAGCTTCTACCCATTCCTTTGTACCAGTGTCTATGCTCCTTTTAGACATGCTGGAAATGAAAGAATTGAATAGACCCCCAACTGGAGGTGTTGGAAAAGCTGTTGACTTACGCAGTATACTGAAG GTTAGCAAGCTGACCCTAAAGACACGAGCATTTCAAGAGGCATGTGTTATTTCTGTGGTTGAAGAGCTAGCTGAACACTTGGCACAGTGGAGTTATTCCGTTGCATTCATGGAATTGTCTTTTATTCCACTTGTGAGACTGCGTAGCTTTTGCAAATTAACCAAAGTAGAGAGGTTTCGAAAAGAAATGAGGCAGCTTATACGCCAG ATTGAAGCAAGTGCTAATCATGTGAATGAGAAGCGAATGTCAATTTCCTTTTTACCAAATGACCCTGCAGCAGCATCTTTTCTCGAG GATGAAAAAAAGTCAGCTTCAAGTGCTCTGTCAAAGTACGTCCTAACACTCCGCCAGAGAGCAGAacagaaaaataattcattaatggAATCCAG TGTGCTTGTGGGAGAAGAATCCTCTAAATTTGGGAATGAAATATCAGAGAGTGATGAAGAGGATGCAAGAAATAATGAAAAGGGTGCTGCAGTCTTTAGTTCATCGTGGTTACCCGGAAAtgaatctaa GACAAAACAACcggaagaaacaaaaagaaagaggaaaaaacaGCAGAAAGAGAAAGCCATTGATGACGATGTTGTGGAGGACTTGGTACTTAGTTCTGACGAAGAAATGCCCTCAAGTCACAGCCCTTCTGCTGGGAAAAATGATGATGCAGATAATTTACCttcaaaaagaaaacacaagcaGAAGAAGCACAGAACaaaaaggatgaaaaaaaattag